The Herbaspirillum sp. RTI4 genome has a segment encoding these proteins:
- a CDS encoding type II toxin-antitoxin system HicB family antitoxin yields MKYPIVIEPGNEKGNTAYGVIVPDLPGCFSAGDTLDEAIDNAKEAIELWLETVIDDGGLIPAASSISALQSKSEFSGWIWAAVSVDLSTLSDKAERVNITLPARVLRKIDAAAAASGESRSGYLARRALMA; encoded by the coding sequence ATGAAATACCCTATTGTTATTGAGCCAGGAAACGAAAAAGGCAACACTGCCTATGGCGTCATTGTCCCCGATCTTCCCGGTTGCTTTTCCGCGGGCGACACCTTAGATGAAGCGATCGACAACGCCAAAGAAGCCATTGAGCTATGGCTGGAAACCGTCATTGATGACGGTGGCCTTATTCCCGCAGCCTCGTCAATCAGTGCGCTTCAGTCCAAGTCTGAGTTTTCAGGCTGGATTTGGGCTGCGGTATCGGTTGATTTGTCTACCTTGTCGGATAAGGCTGAGCGCGTGAACATCACGCTTCCGGCGCGCGTCCTGCGCAAGATTGACGCAGCGGCCGCTGCGTCAGGGGAGTCGCGCTCTGGTTATCTCGCACGTAGAGCGCTGATGGCGTAA
- a CDS encoding alpha-hydroxy acid oxidase, producing the protein MPVITCIEDFRLLAKKRVPKAFYDYADSGSYTEGTYRANTDDLAAIKLRQRVAINVDERSTKTTMIGEEVTMPVAIAPTGLTGMQWANGEMLGAMAAEQFGIPFTLSTMSICSIEDVASVTTKPFWFQLYVMRDRGFVKSLIERAKAAKCSALVLTLDLQILGQRHKDLKNGMSVPPKLTLATVLDLATKPGWALRALSGRKTFGNLAGHVAGGGSGIQTLSQWTASQFDPTLNWDDIAWIKEQWGGKLILKGILDVEDAKIAATTGADALIVSNHGGRQLDGAMSSIEALPAIVEAVGDQIEVWFDGGIRSGQDVLKAVALGAKGTMIGRAFLYSLGAMGQEGVTRMLQIMQKELDVSMALTGTKDIKNVGPGILIGR; encoded by the coding sequence ATGCCTGTCATCACCTGTATCGAAGATTTCCGCCTCCTGGCAAAAAAACGCGTTCCTAAAGCGTTTTACGACTACGCCGACAGCGGCTCCTACACCGAAGGCACTTATCGCGCCAATACCGACGATCTGGCCGCCATCAAGTTGCGCCAGCGGGTTGCCATCAATGTTGACGAGCGCTCCACCAAAACCACCATGATCGGGGAAGAAGTCACCATGCCGGTCGCCATCGCGCCGACCGGACTGACCGGCATGCAATGGGCCAACGGCGAAATGCTGGGGGCCATGGCCGCAGAGCAATTCGGCATTCCCTTCACTCTTTCGACGATGAGCATCTGCTCAATCGAAGATGTCGCCAGCGTCACGACCAAGCCGTTCTGGTTTCAGTTGTATGTGATGCGCGACCGTGGTTTCGTCAAATCGCTGATCGAACGGGCGAAAGCGGCCAAGTGCTCGGCGCTGGTGCTGACGCTGGACTTGCAGATTCTCGGCCAGCGGCATAAGGATCTGAAAAATGGCATGTCGGTACCGCCCAAGCTGACGCTGGCTACGGTGCTCGATCTGGCCACCAAGCCGGGCTGGGCGCTGCGGGCGTTGAGCGGCCGCAAAACCTTCGGCAATCTGGCCGGCCATGTGGCGGGTGGCGGTAGCGGCATTCAGACGCTAAGCCAATGGACTGCCAGCCAGTTCGATCCCACCCTGAACTGGGACGATATCGCCTGGATCAAGGAGCAATGGGGCGGCAAGCTGATTCTGAAAGGGATTCTCGATGTGGAAGACGCCAAAATCGCCGCCACTACCGGTGCCGATGCGCTGATCGTCAGCAACCACGGCGGTCGCCAGCTCGATGGTGCCATGTCGTCGATTGAGGCGCTGCCGGCGATTGTGGAAGCGGTCGGCGATCAGATCGAAGTCTGGTTCGACGGCGGTATCCGCAGCGGTCAGGATGTGCTGAAAGCGGTGGCGCTGGGGGCCAAAGGCACGATGATAGGCCGGGCGTTTCTGTACTCGTTGGGCGCGATGGGTCAGGAAGGCGTTACCCGCATGCTGCAAATCATGCAAAAGGAACTGGATGTCAGCATGGCGTTGACTGGCACCAAGGACATCAAAAATGTCGGGCCTGGCATTTTGATTGGCCGGTAA
- a CDS encoding cupredoxin family protein, which translates to MKNSTLHTFALCALLATGPLAIAGEGHGDHDHATSTIGIAGDAAKATRTVNIDMNDTMRFTPANVQASQGETIRFVVKNSGKVKHELVLGTKAALKEHYEMMMKFPEMEHASPNMITLAPGQSGEVVWQFTRSGQVDFACLQPGHYDAGMKGAVKVMVKKMPVHESKKMDEATHH; encoded by the coding sequence ATGAAAAACAGCACCCTCCATACATTCGCACTGTGCGCCCTGTTAGCAACGGGCCCTCTGGCAATCGCCGGTGAAGGCCATGGCGATCACGACCATGCCACGTCGACCATCGGCATCGCCGGCGACGCAGCCAAAGCGACTCGCACAGTCAATATCGACATGAACGACACCATGCGCTTCACACCGGCGAATGTGCAAGCCAGTCAGGGCGAAACCATCCGCTTCGTCGTCAAAAATTCAGGCAAGGTAAAACACGAATTAGTGTTGGGGACTAAAGCCGCTCTGAAGGAACACTACGAAATGATGATGAAATTCCCCGAGATGGAACACGCCTCCCCGAACATGATCACGCTGGCACCCGGCCAGAGCGGTGAAGTGGTGTGGCAATTCACCCGGTCCGGGCAGGTTGATTTCGCGTGCTTGCAGCCGGGACACTACGACGCCGGAATGAAAGGCGCGGTGAAGGTCATGGTCAAAAAGATGCCAGTTCATGAATCCAAGAAAATGGACGAAGCCACACACCACTGA
- a CDS encoding TolC family protein → MSAVHSTLRSTRSLAISGLAVVLLAGCASFSQDGGFNSVATTARERLKKEVMWSRSDADQDTIAQRVAELLSKPLSVDAAVQLALLNNRGLQAAFADLAISESDLVQAGRLPNPRFAMLRGSQSGPDGREYSIEQAITFNLFSLVTMPQVSAIERRRFEQTQRMVSLEMLRLASETRKTYYTALAAEQSVRYALQVRRAAEASAELARRMAQVGNFNKLQQAREQGFYADAALGSARAEQASVASREQLTRLLGLWGQQAQFTLPERLPDLPQAPNELPNVEQMAMTQRLDVQAIRLQTEALANNLGLTKTTRFINVLEFGPTRMLEGKADAGYKKGYEVSFELPLFDWGTAKVAKAEALYMQSLNIAAQTAINARSEVREAYQGYRSSYDIARHYRDEIMPIKNRISEENQLRYNGMLIGVFDLLADARAQVASVNSTIEALRDFWIAEADLEMALIGKPKLNPPTRSMAASNAD, encoded by the coding sequence ATGAGCGCCGTGCATAGCACTCTGAGGTCCACCAGGAGCCTCGCCATTTCCGGTCTGGCCGTCGTCCTTCTGGCAGGCTGCGCCTCCTTCAGTCAGGACGGCGGTTTCAACAGCGTTGCGACTACCGCCCGCGAGCGGCTAAAAAAAGAAGTGATGTGGTCCAGGTCAGATGCAGATCAGGACACCATTGCCCAGCGTGTCGCTGAATTACTGAGCAAGCCGCTGAGCGTCGATGCCGCTGTGCAACTGGCGCTATTGAACAACCGGGGCCTGCAAGCGGCTTTTGCCGATTTGGCCATCAGCGAATCCGATCTGGTGCAAGCCGGGCGCTTGCCCAATCCCCGTTTTGCCATGTTGCGAGGCAGCCAGTCAGGCCCGGACGGACGGGAATATTCGATCGAGCAGGCCATTACCTTCAACCTGTTCTCGCTGGTGACGATGCCGCAAGTCAGCGCCATAGAGCGGCGGCGCTTCGAGCAAACGCAGCGCATGGTCAGTCTGGAAATGCTGCGTCTGGCCTCCGAGACGCGCAAGACCTACTACACCGCGCTGGCCGCAGAGCAATCGGTACGCTACGCACTCCAGGTACGCCGGGCGGCCGAAGCCAGCGCCGAGTTGGCGCGCCGCATGGCGCAGGTGGGCAATTTCAACAAGCTGCAACAGGCGCGCGAACAAGGTTTTTATGCCGATGCCGCACTCGGCTCAGCGCGTGCCGAGCAAGCATCCGTCGCCAGCAGGGAGCAGTTGACCCGTCTGCTTGGTTTGTGGGGGCAACAAGCTCAGTTTACGCTGCCTGAGCGTCTTCCCGACTTGCCCCAAGCGCCCAATGAATTGCCCAATGTGGAACAAATGGCAATGACGCAACGGCTGGACGTACAGGCAATCCGCTTGCAGACCGAAGCGCTGGCTAACAATCTGGGGCTGACCAAGACCACGCGCTTCATCAACGTCCTGGAATTTGGGCCGACAAGGATGTTGGAAGGCAAGGCAGATGCCGGCTACAAGAAGGGTTATGAGGTGTCCTTCGAGCTGCCACTGTTCGATTGGGGTACGGCCAAGGTCGCCAAGGCCGAAGCGCTTTACATGCAGTCGCTCAACATCGCCGCACAGACGGCCATCAATGCTCGTTCCGAAGTGCGCGAAGCCTATCAGGGCTATCGCTCCAGCTACGACATTGCCCGCCACTACCGCGATGAAATTATGCCGATCAAAAACCGCATCAGCGAAGAGAACCAGCTTCGCTACAACGGCATGCTGATAGGCGTCTTTGATTTGCTGGCCGACGCCCGCGCACAGGTCGCCAGTGTCAACAGCACCATCGAAGCGCTGCGCGACTTCTGGATAGCCGAGGCTGATCTGGAAATGGCCTTGATTGGCAAACCCAAGCTCAACCCACCGACCCGCAGCATGGCCGCCAGCAATGCCGACTAA
- a CDS encoding type II toxin-antitoxin system HicA family toxin, with protein sequence MNSAYLIKRLEQNGWVRRGVKGSHHIYTHPDRSGHITVPHPKKDLGIGLVQKLLKQAGLK encoded by the coding sequence ATGAACAGCGCCTACCTCATTAAGCGACTGGAACAAAACGGCTGGGTGCGCCGTGGCGTAAAGGGGTCGCATCACATTTACACGCATCCGGATCGCAGCGGCCATATTACCGTTCCGCATCCAAAGAAAGACTTAGGCATAGGGCTAGTTCAGAAACTTCTGAAACAAGCAGGCCTTAAATGA
- a CDS encoding copper-binding protein: protein MKTIPTIFLTAGLLIATTLPLNAVAQPATPEAKPSAQIAGNTADMTDGEVKKIDKDAGKITLRHGDIKNLDMPGMTMVFTAKDKSLLDKVKPGDKVKFRAIIDNGKLTVTDLEPIE from the coding sequence ATGAAAACTATTCCTACTATTTTTCTGACAGCCGGTTTGCTTATTGCGACGACCCTCCCGCTGAATGCCGTTGCGCAGCCTGCGACCCCCGAGGCCAAGCCCTCCGCGCAGATCGCCGGCAACACTGCCGACATGACCGACGGTGAGGTCAAGAAGATCGATAAAGACGCCGGAAAAATCACGCTCAGACATGGCGACATCAAGAACCTGGACATGCCCGGCATGACCATGGTGTTCACCGCCAAAGACAAGTCCTTGCTGGACAAGGTAAAACCCGGCGACAAGGTGAAATTTCGGGCCATCATCGACAACGGCAAGCTGACAGTGACGGACCTTGAACCGATCGAGTGA
- the hpnE gene encoding hydroxysqualene dehydroxylase HpnE, whose translation MKPTSRRHVAVLGGGWAGCAAAVELTANGQTVSLFEAARIPGGRARRVDLDGNALDNGQHILLGAYDASLRLMRQVGIDLDQALLRLPLQMRYPPADGIGMTLVAPRLPAPWHLAVGVWRAAGLRRADKLALARFSTTARWMDWRLNVDCSVSELLNRYDQTATLIRLLWRPLCLAALNTSPEQASAQVFLQVLRDSLGGRRAASDMLLPRVDLSALFPEQAMRWIAAQGGEVEYGAAAVNLRAEGKQWRIGFRNDARPAVVVDAVVIATPPEPAALLLETAAEGIADPNVQTALNAMRGFDYRAITTCYLQYDADLRLPHPFYALTDNVGQQAPGQFVFDRGQLHAAQAGLLAVVISDADTSALADHALLAAHLGQQLAQAFGQPCLAQPRWSRVITEKRATFACTPGLQRPGLATGLSSVVLAGDYVASTYPATIETAVRSGVAAAQALLDKAQ comes from the coding sequence GTGAAACCCACCTCGCGCCGCCACGTCGCCGTCCTCGGCGGTGGCTGGGCCGGATGCGCAGCGGCGGTAGAACTGACGGCAAACGGGCAGACGGTCAGCCTGTTTGAGGCAGCGCGTATCCCCGGCGGTCGCGCCCGCCGCGTCGATCTCGATGGCAACGCACTCGACAACGGCCAGCACATCCTGTTGGGCGCTTACGATGCCAGCCTGCGTCTGATGCGACAGGTCGGCATCGACCTTGATCAAGCCCTGTTGCGACTGCCCCTGCAAATGCGTTATCCACCCGCCGACGGCATCGGCATGACGCTGGTCGCACCACGTCTGCCTGCGCCCTGGCATCTGGCGGTCGGCGTTTGGCGCGCAGCAGGTCTGCGTCGCGCCGACAAACTCGCTCTGGCGCGTTTTTCCACTACGGCACGCTGGATGGACTGGCGGCTCAATGTCGATTGCAGCGTCAGCGAATTGCTCAATCGCTATGACCAGACAGCGACGCTGATCCGGCTGCTGTGGCGGCCTTTGTGTCTGGCGGCGCTCAATACCTCTCCCGAGCAAGCATCGGCACAGGTGTTCCTGCAAGTCTTGCGCGATAGTCTGGGCGGGCGACGCGCCGCTTCCGATATGCTGCTGCCGCGAGTCGATCTCAGCGCCCTGTTTCCCGAGCAAGCCATGCGCTGGATCGCGGCACAGGGCGGCGAAGTCGAGTATGGCGCAGCGGCCGTCAACCTGCGTGCGGAGGGGAAACAATGGCGCATAGGATTTCGCAACGATGCGCGCCCGGCAGTCGTGGTGGATGCCGTCGTCATCGCCACGCCGCCGGAACCGGCAGCGCTGCTGCTGGAAACGGCAGCAGAGGGTATTGCTGATCCAAACGTCCAGACCGCGCTGAACGCCATGCGCGGATTCGACTATCGCGCCATCACCACCTGCTACCTGCAATATGACGCAGACCTGCGCCTGCCCCACCCCTTCTATGCCCTGACGGATAACGTCGGGCAACAGGCACCGGGGCAATTCGTGTTCGATCGCGGTCAGCTGCATGCGGCACAGGCAGGCTTGCTCGCCGTCGTCATCAGCGATGCCGATACCAGTGCGCTTGCCGACCATGCGCTGCTGGCTGCCCATCTCGGACAGCAACTGGCGCAGGCTTTCGGCCAGCCGTGTCTGGCGCAACCGCGATGGAGCCGCGTCATTACTGAAAAGCGCGCCACGTTTGCCTGCACTCCCGGCCTGCAACGTCCCGGCCTTGCCACCGGCTTATCCAGCGTGGTGCTGGCCGGAGACTATGTCGCCAGTACCTATCCGGCCACGATAGAAACCGCTGTGCGCAGTGGCGTGGCGGCGGCGCAGGCATTGCTGGATAAGGCTCAATAA
- a CDS encoding copper oxidase, giving the protein MQSRRHFLRGAGTLTAAVAAATVSKVAMAALPEPVSQASPNTMPPLLPRTGRPYNPVVTLNGWTLPWRMNNGVKEFHLVAEPVEREMAPGFKAHLWGYNGQSPGPTIEVVEGDRVRVFVTNRLPEHTSVHWHGQRLPNGMDGVSGLTQKSIQPGKTYVYEFVARRPGTFMYHPHADEMTQMAMGMMGFWVTHPKTRHPLIEEVDRDFCFLLNAYDIDPGSYTPKIMTMLDFNLWSWNSRIFPGIDTLNVRQNDKVRIRVGNLTMTNHPIHLHGHEFTVTGTDGGPTPTGSRWPEVTADIGVGQMRQIEFLADEEGDWAIHCHKSHHTMNAMGHEVPTMIGVDHRGIAKQITQLVPDYMVMGERGMADMGEMEMPIPDNTARMMTGQGPFGGVEMGGMFSVLKVRKNQKPGDYKDPGWFKHPQGTVAFEYNGALAKPARFQSKGGQTMPRAQPDSPPVEVKVRKPVGHADH; this is encoded by the coding sequence ATGCAATCAAGACGACATTTTTTACGCGGCGCGGGTACCCTGACCGCCGCCGTGGCCGCTGCCACCGTCAGCAAGGTCGCGATGGCGGCTTTGCCGGAGCCGGTCAGTCAGGCGTCTCCGAACACCATGCCGCCGCTATTGCCGCGTACCGGCCGCCCCTACAACCCGGTCGTGACGCTCAACGGCTGGACGCTGCCCTGGCGCATGAATAACGGCGTCAAGGAATTCCATCTGGTAGCCGAACCTGTGGAACGTGAAATGGCCCCCGGCTTTAAAGCGCACTTATGGGGCTATAACGGCCAAAGCCCGGGGCCGACGATCGAGGTGGTCGAAGGCGACCGCGTGCGCGTATTCGTCACCAATCGCTTGCCCGAGCACACCAGCGTGCATTGGCATGGGCAACGTCTGCCGAATGGCATGGACGGCGTCAGCGGCCTCACGCAGAAGTCCATCCAACCGGGAAAAACTTACGTCTACGAGTTCGTCGCCCGTCGACCCGGCACCTTCATGTACCACCCCCATGCCGATGAAATGACGCAAATGGCAATGGGCATGATGGGATTTTGGGTGACGCATCCCAAGACCAGGCATCCGCTGATCGAGGAGGTGGACCGGGACTTCTGCTTCCTGCTCAACGCCTACGATATTGATCCGGGCAGCTACACGCCCAAAATCATGACGATGCTCGATTTCAACCTGTGGAGCTGGAACAGCCGCATCTTCCCCGGCATCGACACGCTCAACGTGCGACAAAACGACAAGGTACGCATTCGCGTCGGCAACCTGACCATGACCAACCATCCTATCCACCTGCACGGCCACGAATTCACCGTAACCGGCACCGACGGCGGGCCGACTCCCACAGGAAGCCGCTGGCCCGAAGTCACCGCCGATATCGGCGTAGGGCAAATGCGGCAAATCGAGTTCCTTGCCGATGAAGAGGGCGATTGGGCCATCCATTGCCACAAGAGCCACCACACCATGAACGCGATGGGGCATGAAGTGCCGACCATGATCGGAGTCGATCATCGCGGCATTGCCAAGCAAATCACCCAGCTCGTACCGGACTACATGGTGATGGGCGAGCGCGGCATGGCCGACATGGGCGAGATGGAAATGCCCATTCCCGACAACACGGCGCGCATGATGACCGGCCAGGGGCCTTTTGGCGGCGTGGAGATGGGCGGCATGTTCAGCGTCTTGAAAGTGCGCAAAAACCAGAAGCCGGGCGATTACAAAGACCCCGGCTGGTTCAAGCATCCGCAGGGAACGGTGGCCTTTGAGTACAACGGGGCGCTGGCCAAGCCGGCCCGTTTCCAGTCCAAAGGCGGGCAGACCATGCCGCGCGCGCAACCCGATTCCCCACCCGTCGAAGTAAAGGTGCGCAAACCGGTCGGCCATGCTGACCACTGA
- the glgA gene encoding glycogen synthase GlgA — protein MQPRVLIVTSEAVPLIKTGGLADVITALALALRAAGVEATVMMPGYATALEHAWNLQPASLDMEFPGGPGRLLCGVMPGMGVPVVLVDTARFRARTANPYVDDSGNEFTDNALCFADLAHAALAVCAGKTSVEPPHVVHANDWHTGLIPALLKLHGLEHIGTMLTIHNIAFQGNFDINLAPKLGIPESMLGADGMEYWGKLSFLKAGITYADRVTTVSESYAREILTPEFGFGMEDALNLRKKDLSAIVNGIDTEVWDPADDQLIARHFSVDCMKGKGICKRDLQTLFGLIPTDPFAPIMGIGSRMSHQKMVDVVLDAVPAMLERHSRLQIVVLGKGEHEYEQGFLELADHFRGRIGVHIGYDERRAHALHAGSDMLLHPSRFEPFGLTPLYAMRYGAMPIASRVGGLIDSIIDAGKSGDPPQEATGVLFDGETAQEMLAAVDRALEIQSNASNWQRIQDNIMRADFGWDGPTANYIEAYAAISGTGSKRLFDRAKQASDHHRQQFDSLPDYHFA, from the coding sequence ATGCAACCACGTGTCCTGATCGTTACTTCTGAAGCCGTACCGCTGATCAAAACCGGCGGATTAGCCGATGTCATTACCGCGCTGGCGCTGGCGCTGCGCGCCGCCGGTGTCGAGGCAACCGTCATGATGCCCGGCTATGCCACCGCACTCGAACACGCCTGGAACCTCCAGCCTGCCTCGCTCGATATGGAATTTCCCGGCGGTCCCGGCCGTCTGCTGTGCGGCGTCATGCCGGGCATGGGCGTGCCCGTCGTTCTGGTCGATACCGCTCGCTTCAGAGCGCGTACGGCCAATCCCTATGTGGATGACAGTGGCAATGAATTTACCGATAACGCCCTGTGCTTTGCCGATCTGGCCCATGCCGCGCTGGCAGTCTGCGCTGGCAAGACTTCCGTCGAGCCGCCGCATGTGGTGCATGCCAACGACTGGCATACCGGCCTCATTCCCGCCTTGCTTAAACTGCACGGCCTGGAGCACATCGGCACCATGCTCACCATCCACAATATCGCCTTCCAGGGCAATTTCGACATCAATCTGGCACCGAAGCTGGGCATACCTGAAAGCATGCTCGGTGCCGACGGCATGGAATACTGGGGCAAGCTCAGTTTTCTGAAAGCCGGGATCACTTATGCTGACCGCGTCACCACCGTCAGCGAATCGTATGCCAGAGAAATCCTGACGCCGGAATTCGGCTTCGGCATGGAGGACGCATTGAATTTGCGCAAGAAAGACCTCAGCGCCATCGTCAACGGGATTGATACCGAAGTGTGGGACCCGGCCGACGATCAACTGATTGCGCGCCACTTTAGCGTTGACTGCATGAAAGGCAAGGGCATCTGCAAGCGTGACCTGCAAACCCTGTTCGGCCTCATCCCTACCGATCCCTTCGCTCCCATCATGGGTATAGGCAGTCGCATGTCGCACCAGAAAATGGTCGATGTCGTCCTCGATGCCGTACCCGCCATGCTGGAACGCCACAGTCGTTTGCAAATCGTGGTGCTCGGCAAGGGAGAGCATGAATACGAACAAGGTTTTCTCGAACTGGCAGACCATTTTCGCGGCCGTATCGGCGTGCATATCGGCTACGACGAACGTCGCGCGCACGCCCTGCATGCCGGCAGCGATATGTTGCTGCATCCCAGTCGCTTCGAGCCGTTTGGCCTGACGCCGCTGTACGCCATGCGTTACGGAGCCATGCCGATTGCTTCACGGGTCGGCGGCCTGATTGACAGCATCATTGACGCAGGCAAAAGCGGCGACCCGCCGCAAGAGGCAACCGGCGTGCTGTTCGACGGCGAAACGGCGCAGGAAATGCTGGCCGCAGTGGATCGCGCCTTGGAAATCCAATCCAACGCCAGCAACTGGCAGCGCATACAAGACAACATCATGCGCGCCGATTTCGGCTGGGACGGCCCGACCGCTAATTACATCGAAGCCTATGCGGCGATTTCCGGTACAGGCAGCAAGCGTCTGTTCGACCGCGCCAAGCAAGCTTCCGATCATCACCGGCAGCAGTTTGATTCGCTGCCCGACTACCACTTCGCCTGA
- the hpnD gene encoding presqualene diphosphate synthase HpnD codes for MSPDDYCQQKAARSGSSFYYSFLFLPKERRRAITALYAFCREVDDTVDDIADSSIARTKLHWWRQEIAAMLAGQPTHPVTRALQPHLTIYDLKGEHLQAIIDGMEMDLDQTRYLDYAGLQKYCWHVASAVGILSASIFGVTQPATLAYAEKLGLAFQLTNIIRDVGEDSRKGRIYLPVNEMQQFNVTAADILNARHSENFEKLMRFQAERAERTYDEAMALLPKADHRAQRPGLMMAAIYRTLLAEIVSDGFHVLTQRISLTPIRKLWLAWKTYVRG; via the coding sequence ATGTCCCCAGACGATTACTGCCAGCAAAAAGCCGCCCGCAGCGGTTCCAGCTTTTATTACAGCTTCCTGTTCCTGCCCAAAGAGCGACGACGCGCCATTACCGCCTTGTATGCCTTCTGCCGCGAGGTGGACGACACGGTCGATGATATTGCCGATTCGTCCATTGCCCGCACCAAGCTGCATTGGTGGCGGCAGGAAATCGCCGCCATGCTGGCCGGTCAGCCTACGCATCCGGTGACGCGCGCGCTGCAACCGCATCTGACGATCTACGATTTGAAGGGCGAGCATTTGCAAGCCATCATCGACGGCATGGAAATGGATCTGGATCAGACTCGCTATCTGGATTACGCTGGCCTGCAAAAGTATTGCTGGCATGTCGCCAGCGCGGTCGGCATCTTGTCGGCCAGCATCTTCGGCGTGACGCAGCCGGCGACACTGGCCTATGCCGAAAAACTGGGGCTGGCGTTTCAGCTCACCAACATCATTCGCGATGTGGGCGAAGACAGCCGCAAGGGACGGATTTACCTGCCGGTCAATGAAATGCAGCAATTCAATGTCACCGCAGCCGATATCCTCAACGCCCGCCATAGCGAGAATTTCGAAAAGCTGATGCGTTTTCAGGCCGAACGCGCCGAGCGCACTTACGACGAAGCCATGGCGCTGCTGCCGAAGGCCGACCACCGCGCCCAGCGGCCCGGTCTGATGATGGCGGCGATTTACCGCACGCTGCTGGCGGAAATCGTCAGCGACGGCTTCCATGTCCTTACCCAACGTATTTCCCTCACCCCTATCCGCAAGCTGTGGCTGGCCTGGAAAACCTATGTGCGCGGTTAA
- the glk gene encoding glucokinase, which produces MSMTSSSPSDTRPQRIHGDRWPCLLGDIGGTFARFCIETAVFRRTEIAVFRCDDYPDLGAVIAAYLAQTGQTGNVRHGGIAIATAVQGDWLSMPNRPWAFSIEDLRRELDFDVLHFFNDFTALAMALPGLAPDEFRQIGTGQAPEEAAVIGVLGAGTGLGVGGLVPCGDGWRPLHSEGGHVSFSPCNAEEAAVLEYCWGRFEHVSQERLLSGPGIQTIYQALRAKPGAALSDDDVPTTADLVRRGTATDITRDPLSAEAVDLFCGMLGNAAANLALTIGARGGIYIGGGVLTHMQDYFVQSSFRQRFETHGRAGDFLARIPTYFITAPYPAMSGLSRLMAQDAA; this is translated from the coding sequence ATGAGCATGACTTCCTCTTCGCCATCCGATACCCGGCCGCAGCGCATCCACGGTGATCGCTGGCCCTGCCTGTTGGGAGACATCGGCGGCACCTTTGCCCGGTTTTGCATTGAAACGGCAGTATTCCGTCGCACTGAAATCGCTGTTTTCCGTTGCGACGATTACCCCGATCTGGGCGCAGTCATCGCCGCCTATCTGGCGCAAACCGGGCAGACCGGCAACGTACGGCATGGGGGAATAGCGATTGCGACGGCGGTGCAGGGCGACTGGCTGAGCATGCCGAATCGCCCTTGGGCATTCTCCATTGAGGATTTACGGCGGGAATTGGATTTCGATGTCTTGCATTTTTTCAACGACTTTACAGCGCTGGCAATGGCTTTGCCGGGCTTGGCACCGGATGAGTTCCGGCAGATCGGCACCGGCCAAGCGCCCGAGGAAGCGGCGGTCATCGGCGTGTTGGGAGCCGGCACCGGCCTTGGCGTGGGCGGACTCGTGCCGTGCGGCGACGGCTGGCGTCCTTTGCATAGCGAAGGAGGGCATGTGAGTTTTTCCCCTTGCAATGCGGAGGAAGCCGCCGTACTGGAATACTGTTGGGGGCGCTTTGAGCATGTGTCGCAGGAACGCCTGCTGTCCGGCCCGGGCATTCAAACCATCTATCAGGCATTGAGAGCCAAGCCAGGCGCGGCACTGTCTGACGATGATGTGCCGACCACGGCCGATCTGGTGCGACGCGGCACGGCGACCGATATCACGCGTGATCCTCTCAGTGCGGAAGCGGTCGATTTGTTCTGCGGCATGCTCGGCAATGCCGCCGCCAATCTGGCGCTGACCATCGGCGCGCGCGGCGGAATTTATATCGGTGGCGGGGTGCTGACGCATATGCAGGACTACTTTGTGCAGTCCTCGTTTCGCCAGCGCTTCGAGACCCACGGCCGCGCAGGTGACTTTCTGGCGCGGATTCCGACTTATTTCATTACCGCCCCTTATCCCGCCATGTCGGGCCTTTCGCGTTTGATGGCGCAAGACGCAGCATAA